Proteins encoded together in one Pontiella desulfatans window:
- a CDS encoding helix-turn-helix domain-containing protein, with translation MKPMDEIFYWPTHELSQLAAVWPEAIGRKNCGDTLLSNRNGGYVSFNYLHRGTLRHQLGRNPKSRIKAGSAFAILPGQHYSYIADEADENDPLMLWVRLAGPGAKQLIKTMGMEPRTQRIQIQQPAQLMTLWKELFTLQERHCGVVSDAAAIALLYQMIPLCSPDSNHTGMDETPGSLAQRIRNFMYDELERGYNVSQIAQFFKLSRSSLFLHFKREFDQSPIAVLKQARLSKARHLLTETDLPMEAIARACGYTSTNHFFHQFKSELGTTPLAYKELPKELNPNRPE, from the coding sequence ATGAAGCCGATGGATGAAATCTTTTACTGGCCGACCCATGAGCTGTCACAACTGGCCGCCGTCTGGCCCGAAGCGATCGGTCGAAAAAACTGCGGCGACACCCTGCTATCCAACCGCAACGGCGGATATGTCAGCTTCAACTATCTTCACCGCGGCACTCTGCGGCACCAGCTCGGTCGCAACCCGAAGAGCCGGATCAAAGCCGGCAGCGCATTCGCCATTCTGCCCGGGCAGCACTATTCCTACATCGCCGATGAAGCCGACGAAAACGACCCCCTCATGCTGTGGGTCCGTCTGGCTGGCCCCGGCGCAAAGCAACTGATTAAGACCATGGGAATGGAACCCCGAACCCAGCGCATACAGATACAGCAGCCGGCCCAGCTCATGACCCTCTGGAAGGAACTCTTTACCCTGCAGGAAAGGCATTGCGGAGTGGTCTCTGACGCCGCCGCCATTGCACTGCTCTACCAAATGATCCCACTGTGCTCCCCCGACTCCAACCACACCGGCATGGATGAAACCCCCGGCTCCCTGGCCCAGCGCATTCGAAACTTTATGTATGACGAACTGGAGCGCGGTTATAATGTCAGCCAGATTGCCCAGTTTTTCAAACTCTCCCGCTCCAGCCTCTTTCTGCACTTCAAACGGGAATTCGACCAATCCCCAATTGCTGTCCTCAAACAGGCGCGTCTATCCAAAGCCCGGCATCTACTGACCGAAACCGATCTGCCAATGGAAGCCATCGCCCGAGCCTGCGGATACACCAGCACCAACCACTTTTTCCATCAATTCAAAAGCGAACTGGGCACCACGCCGCTGGCCTACAAAGAACTCCCGAAGGAACTGAACCCAAACCGCCCCGAATAA
- a CDS encoding PEP-CTERM sorting domain-containing protein (PEP-CTERM proteins occur, often in large numbers, in the proteomes of bacteria that also encode an exosortase, a predicted intramembrane cysteine proteinase. The presence of a PEP-CTERM domain at a protein's C-terminus predicts cleavage within the sorting domain, followed by covalent anchoring to some some component of the (usually Gram-negative) cell surface. Many PEP-CTERM proteins exhibit an unusual sequence composition that includes large numbers of potential glycosylation sites. Expression of one such protein has been shown restore the ability of a bacterium to form floc, a type of biofilm.), whose amino-acid sequence MMKQKQKYLLPLITPLLIGAAVQAGVITNYYDGFEGTGNGANLNTRPAPEGTLTANWFSRAAIKTTGSAVTITDGAGDNPSNASLGFTAEAGKIYALSADLNNISTASFDSVWLGFRDDRSGTAAFTTNNATAARVFRRADGDYTIRTEDGTGSLVETSGSGTMKLVLDTTESAWTITTYWNDELAGATYTYTENPDITHVGFGFSGGGVEEPTQFDNTVNNFSLTVIPEPSTLGLLTASSAGLLLLRRLLI is encoded by the coding sequence ATGATGAAACAGAAACAAAAGTACCTTCTGCCCCTTATAACCCCCCTGCTGATCGGCGCAGCGGTTCAGGCCGGCGTCATCACCAACTATTATGATGGCTTCGAAGGAACCGGAAACGGCGCCAACCTCAATACGCGCCCCGCCCCGGAGGGAACCCTGACCGCCAACTGGTTTTCGAGGGCAGCCATCAAAACAACAGGGTCCGCGGTCACAATTACGGACGGCGCCGGCGATAATCCCTCCAACGCATCGCTTGGTTTCACGGCGGAAGCGGGAAAAATCTACGCCCTCTCCGCAGACCTGAATAACATCAGCACCGCATCTTTCGACTCAGTCTGGCTGGGCTTCCGGGATGACAGATCTGGCACTGCGGCCTTTACGACCAACAATGCCACCGCCGCACGAGTCTTCCGCAGGGCCGATGGCGACTATACGATTCGAACCGAAGATGGCACTGGCAGCCTTGTTGAGACCTCAGGATCCGGCACCATGAAACTGGTGCTCGACACCACCGAATCCGCATGGACGATCACGACGTACTGGAACGACGAACTCGCCGGCGCCACCTACACATACACTGAAAATCCGGACATTACCCACGTAGGGTTCGGCTTTTCAGGAGGAGGCGTAGAAGAACCCACTCAATTCGACAACACGGTGAACAACTTCAGCCTGACGGTCATTCCGGAACCGTCAACCCTCGGCCTTCTCACGGCCTCCTCAGCCGGCCTCCTGCTTCTGCGACGTCTCCTCATCTAG
- a CDS encoding MFS transporter, whose protein sequence is MKHKQNTQRSPSASALSFREKIGYGTGDLAMSIFWQLFGMFLMYFYTDVFGLSAAAVGTMFLVTRVWDTANDVIAGVICDRTKSRWGKFRPWLLWAALPLVITGYLTFSTPDLGATQKLIYAYITYTLVGMAYTMINVPYGALLGVMSPNPDDRVSLASYKFVLAFVGCLVVQALTLPLVAKLGGGNEALGFKLVLIIYGVVAIALFYVTFASTRERVEPPKEQDNNFRRDIKNLLSNGPWLATLGVGMAVLLCVSIRNGSIIYYFKYYVGKESLATSFMVAGSLAAIVGTMLVKPVAVRLGKRNTFIGMMVLSAVLMGMTYLMKPDALVELFVLQVVINLISQPAFALLWSMLSDVADYGEWKDGRRATGLVFSAGSMALKMGWTIGGAITGWVLAGYGFEANVEQTERGLEGIRLLLSLLPMGGAILTAIALWFYPLTEKRMREIEADLTARRKGNNNEF, encoded by the coding sequence ATGAAACACAAACAAAACACGCAACGCTCCCCCTCGGCATCCGCCCTTTCTTTCCGAGAAAAAATCGGATACGGAACCGGCGACCTGGCCATGAGTATTTTCTGGCAATTGTTCGGAATGTTCCTGATGTATTTTTACACCGATGTATTCGGCCTTTCCGCGGCGGCGGTGGGAACCATGTTTCTGGTGACCCGGGTCTGGGACACGGCCAACGATGTGATTGCCGGGGTCATCTGCGACCGAACGAAAAGCCGGTGGGGAAAATTTCGGCCCTGGCTGCTGTGGGCGGCGCTGCCGCTGGTGATCACAGGGTATTTGACCTTCAGCACCCCGGATCTCGGTGCAACACAGAAACTGATCTATGCCTACATTACCTACACGCTGGTGGGGATGGCCTATACCATGATCAATGTGCCCTACGGCGCACTGCTGGGAGTGATGAGCCCCAATCCCGACGACCGTGTCAGCCTGGCCTCCTACAAATTCGTGCTGGCCTTCGTCGGCTGCCTGGTGGTGCAGGCCCTGACGCTTCCGCTGGTCGCGAAGCTCGGTGGCGGGAACGAAGCGCTTGGCTTTAAACTGGTGCTGATTATTTACGGTGTTGTGGCCATTGCGCTTTTCTATGTGACCTTTGCCTCCACTCGGGAACGGGTTGAGCCGCCCAAAGAGCAGGACAACAACTTCAGGCGCGATATAAAGAACCTGCTGAGCAACGGCCCCTGGCTGGCTACGCTGGGCGTGGGAATGGCGGTTCTTTTATGTGTCTCCATCCGCAATGGGTCGATCATCTACTATTTTAAATATTATGTCGGCAAGGAGTCGCTCGCGACCTCGTTTATGGTGGCCGGCTCGCTAGCGGCCATTGTCGGCACCATGCTGGTGAAGCCTGTCGCGGTACGGTTGGGCAAACGAAATACCTTTATCGGCATGATGGTGCTGAGCGCGGTGCTGATGGGGATGACCTATCTTATGAAGCCGGATGCTCTCGTTGAGCTCTTTGTCCTTCAGGTGGTCATCAATCTGATTTCCCAGCCGGCGTTTGCCCTGCTTTGGTCGATGCTTTCCGATGTGGCCGACTACGGGGAGTGGAAAGACGGACGGCGCGCAACCGGCCTCGTCTTTTCTGCGGGCAGTATGGCGCTCAAAATGGGCTGGACGATCGGCGGGGCCATCACCGGCTGGGTACTGGCGGGCTACGGATTCGAGGCCAATGTGGAGCAGACCGAGCGCGGCCTGGAAGGAATCCGGCTGTTGCTCAGCCTGCTGCCCATGGGCGGAGCAATCCTCACAGCCATTGCCCTCTGGTTCTATCCGTTGACGGAAAAACGAATGAGAGAAATCGAAGCAGATTTGACTGCGCGTAGAAAAGGAAATAACAATGAATTTTAA
- a CDS encoding pyruvate formate lyase family protein — protein MNFKNVNVEGFRVPTGQHTAAGQEEFDHEALRTKLQVAWRFTQTYKQYQNAPVAIREAHCLSEQYPATCQTVRDHDLIAGRLLYMPLVGFQLENVVNSDIEVLQTDRRPESALTTEEKQVRDTLATAQSGYLSDYSSLRQLLSLTDDEAEQRAIQEMMDFWMKEASSQKYMQALPQDIKDGFGRVTMECQYASTFFRVCCTSVDYDKLLQHGIPGMRALIGSKKEAAALNGDSTDLYEGMLLGLDVLVSVCDFYRKQCLDLFEEATDAARKRELQKMAAALDAVTKRKPETLSEAMQLFWAYDMIIDTVNYGRMDVYFGDFYAHDLDNGIETEASAFELIMSLWHLISEQADDGFGSYRFNARIIVGGKGRRNEANADRFAVAALEATRQLKRTEPTTTLRFYKGQNPELMDKAMECLKEGCVHPTLYNDERHIPMTQQAFDVTAEEAEQYLPQGCGEMTVDHISIGSPNNIINFVTALDLVLHNGFSTETQEVRGLQPGKLETFDTFEKLVDALKAQVDYTNGLFARRHMVEYQVARETAAYLFISMLTDDCIERNQACFDGGTRYLGATIETFGLTNVCDSLIAIKDLVYDKKLLTLEQIVEACDANFQGYGKIQKMLLAAPKYGNDLDVIDTFHKELSAWLCANANEKAKPAGLHYLLNCNLNPDGIRYAVNTKASPDGRVYGEAFAVGCAPTAGRDQNGITAVLNSMSKHDELHSGYVHNLKVGHSLFAPENIKAFRALIDTYFEKGGWQLMVTVLNPDDLQKAMEEPKNYSHIMVRVGGWTARFVDLPPEHQTEILHRTLYC, from the coding sequence ATGAATTTTAAGAATGTAAATGTCGAAGGTTTTCGCGTCCCGACGGGGCAGCATACGGCGGCCGGGCAGGAAGAGTTTGATCATGAGGCGCTGCGCACAAAGCTGCAGGTTGCCTGGCGTTTCACCCAGACCTACAAGCAGTATCAGAACGCTCCCGTTGCGATTCGCGAGGCGCATTGCCTGTCCGAACAGTATCCCGCCACGTGTCAGACCGTTCGGGATCATGATCTGATAGCAGGGCGACTTCTCTATATGCCTTTGGTCGGATTCCAGCTGGAGAATGTGGTCAACTCCGATATCGAAGTGCTGCAGACCGATCGCCGACCGGAATCCGCATTGACGACGGAAGAGAAGCAGGTGCGTGACACCTTGGCTACAGCTCAGAGCGGCTATCTGTCGGATTATTCTTCGCTGCGCCAGTTGCTCTCGCTTACGGATGATGAGGCCGAGCAGCGTGCGATTCAGGAGATGATGGATTTCTGGATGAAGGAGGCTTCCTCCCAAAAATATATGCAGGCATTGCCGCAGGATATTAAAGATGGCTTTGGGCGCGTGACGATGGAGTGCCAGTATGCGTCGACCTTCTTCCGCGTCTGCTGCACGTCCGTGGATTACGACAAACTGCTTCAGCACGGCATTCCCGGCATGCGCGCGCTCATCGGCAGCAAAAAAGAGGCGGCCGCCCTCAACGGCGACTCAACCGATCTGTACGAAGGGATGCTGCTGGGACTCGATGTGCTGGTCAGTGTCTGCGATTTTTACCGGAAGCAGTGCCTCGACCTGTTCGAGGAAGCAACCGATGCCGCCCGCAAACGCGAACTGCAGAAGATGGCCGCGGCGCTGGACGCCGTAACGAAGCGCAAACCGGAAACCCTGAGCGAAGCGATGCAGCTGTTCTGGGCCTATGACATGATTATCGACACCGTTAACTACGGCCGTATGGACGTCTACTTCGGCGATTTTTATGCGCATGACCTCGACAACGGAATCGAAACAGAGGCAAGTGCCTTTGAGCTGATCATGTCGTTATGGCACCTGATCTCCGAGCAGGCCGATGACGGCTTCGGCAGCTACCGCTTTAATGCCCGCATCATTGTCGGCGGAAAAGGTCGCCGCAATGAGGCCAACGCCGACCGGTTTGCAGTTGCAGCCCTTGAGGCAACACGGCAGCTCAAACGGACCGAACCGACGACGACGCTGCGTTTCTACAAGGGGCAGAATCCTGAACTGATGGATAAGGCCATGGAATGCCTCAAAGAAGGCTGCGTCCACCCGACGCTTTATAACGACGAACGCCATATTCCCATGACGCAACAGGCCTTCGACGTAACCGCCGAAGAAGCCGAACAGTACCTGCCACAGGGTTGCGGTGAGATGACGGTCGATCATATCAGCATCGGGTCACCCAACAATATCATCAACTTTGTCACAGCGCTCGATCTCGTGCTGCACAATGGGTTCAGCACCGAGACGCAGGAAGTGCGCGGACTGCAGCCGGGCAAACTTGAGACCTTCGATACCTTTGAAAAACTGGTCGATGCCCTTAAGGCTCAGGTGGACTACACGAATGGTCTGTTCGCCCGACGCCATATGGTGGAATATCAGGTGGCCCGCGAAACAGCCGCCTACCTGTTCATCAGCATGCTGACTGACGACTGCATTGAGCGCAACCAGGCCTGCTTCGACGGCGGAACCCGCTACCTCGGCGCCACCATCGAAACCTTTGGCCTGACCAACGTCTGCGACAGCCTGATCGCCATCAAAGACCTGGTCTACGACAAAAAACTGCTGACGCTGGAACAGATCGTCGAGGCATGCGACGCGAACTTCCAGGGCTACGGTAAGATTCAGAAGATGCTGCTCGCCGCGCCGAAATACGGCAACGACCTGGATGTGATCGATACCTTCCATAAAGAGCTCAGCGCCTGGCTCTGCGCAAATGCCAACGAGAAAGCCAAACCGGCCGGACTGCACTACCTGCTTAATTGCAACCTGAACCCGGACGGCATCCGTTATGCGGTCAACACCAAAGCCTCCCCGGACGGACGGGTGTACGGCGAAGCGTTTGCCGTCGGCTGCGCGCCGACCGCCGGCCGCGACCAAAACGGCATCACCGCCGTTCTCAACTCCATGTCGAAGCACGATGAACTGCACTCCGGCTACGTTCACAACCTGAAGGTGGGCCACAGCCTGTTTGCTCCGGAAAACATCAAGGCATTCCGAGCACTGATCGACACCTACTTCGAAAAGGGCGGCTGGCAGCTGATGGTTACCGTGCTCAACCCCGACGACCTTCAGAAGGCCATGGAGGAGCCGAAAAACTATTCGCATATCATGGTGCGTGTCGGCGGTTGGACGGCGCGGTTTGTGGACCTCCCGCCGGAACACCAGACTGAAATCCTGCACCGGACACTGTACTGCTGA
- a CDS encoding glycyl-radical enzyme activating protein: MGDNPQSAGTVFDVQRFSLHDGPGIRTTVFLKGCPLRCLWCHNPESIDFRPEIGWRPEHCTGCGACIEACPEGCHQLSQEDSHHRFDRADCTRCGRCAEACAFGALTRIGKRMGVDEVMTEVLKDRAYYKTSGGGLTLSGGEPLAQPEFAEALLSAARSEGIHTAVETSGQVRFQTLENMVELTDLFLFDLKETDPARHETYSGMDGQLIRENLQRLNALGADIILRCPIIPTLNDRPGHFAQISDLVNSLSHIREVHVMPYHPFASHKYSELGKSAPLGRIEAPDEPQKKQWVHALKVSCPVHI; the protein is encoded by the coding sequence ATGGGCGACAACCCACAAAGTGCCGGTACCGTCTTCGATGTTCAGCGGTTTTCGCTGCACGACGGGCCGGGCATTCGCACAACGGTCTTCCTGAAAGGCTGCCCGCTGCGTTGCCTCTGGTGCCACAATCCGGAGTCGATCGATTTTCGCCCCGAGATCGGTTGGCGCCCGGAGCACTGCACCGGCTGCGGCGCCTGCATTGAAGCCTGCCCGGAGGGATGCCATCAGCTCAGCCAAGAGGACTCGCATCATCGGTTCGACCGCGCCGACTGCACCCGTTGCGGACGGTGCGCCGAAGCCTGCGCGTTCGGTGCCCTGACACGCATCGGCAAGCGCATGGGCGTAGACGAGGTGATGACGGAAGTCCTTAAAGACCGCGCGTACTATAAAACCTCGGGCGGCGGCCTGACCCTCTCCGGTGGCGAGCCGCTGGCTCAGCCTGAATTTGCTGAAGCCCTGCTCTCTGCGGCCCGGTCCGAGGGCATCCATACGGCCGTGGAAACCTCCGGGCAGGTGCGTTTCCAAACATTGGAAAACATGGTGGAACTCACCGATCTGTTTCTGTTTGACCTCAAAGAAACCGATCCGGCGCGACACGAAACATATTCCGGCATGGACGGTCAATTGATTCGCGAAAACCTCCAGCGACTCAACGCGCTGGGTGCGGACATCATCCTTCGCTGCCCGATCATCCCGACCCTCAATGACCGCCCCGGCCATTTTGCACAAATCTCGGATCTGGTAAACTCGCTGAGCCATATCCGGGAAGTACATGTGATGCCCTACCACCCCTTCGCATCACATAAATATTCGGAACTCGGCAAGTCGGCCCCGCTAGGCAGAATTGAAGCCCCTGATGAACCCCAAAAGAAGCAGTGGGTGCATGCGCTGAAGGTCTCATGCCCGGTTCACATCTAA
- a CDS encoding right-handed parallel beta-helix repeat-containing protein has translation MIEDIEIFQDRAEYVMRGQASGAHLFSSPDAGRVIQRAIDSFNGEGGEVLLHRGTYELNAPIQLDSRCVLRGKGVATCLKLTAANEQGIGILCEDKDYASVCNLSLRPAARGTGVAGILLHSSGCCQIREVRCKGFASYGIWMRENSFLCEISRCQLADNQKSNLFMQNLRDGGRGGDFLPGLVTGLTIYGGGNGIECEHALVLNITSCLILHPGKNGIHIHSESNSVLVSGCRTLQVEKDCVVVQDSHEINLSSNIFCWHRDHGIILDNVKWGTVSANNIIDTGVRAHDKTLRNGIILRNGTSSVQITGNALFNWGDQMPMQTGIDEDASCRGNLMANNNVNYYTEQDVISRGAQSQAIGNLGIGPEAWIGMNREPYPDFTLDGLNAFLDDNFER, from the coding sequence ATGATTGAAGATATCGAAATTTTTCAAGATCGCGCTGAGTACGTCATGCGCGGACAGGCCTCCGGTGCACATCTGTTTTCCTCACCGGATGCCGGACGGGTCATTCAGCGAGCCATCGATTCGTTCAACGGCGAAGGCGGGGAGGTGCTGCTTCACCGCGGAACCTATGAACTGAACGCCCCCATTCAACTGGACAGCCGCTGCGTACTCCGCGGAAAAGGCGTCGCCACCTGCCTAAAACTCACTGCGGCGAATGAACAGGGAATCGGCATTCTCTGCGAGGATAAAGATTACGCTTCCGTCTGCAACTTGAGTCTCCGCCCTGCGGCCCGCGGAACCGGCGTGGCGGGAATCCTCCTTCACAGCAGCGGGTGCTGCCAGATTCGCGAGGTTCGCTGCAAGGGCTTCGCCTCGTACGGCATATGGATGCGTGAAAACAGTTTTCTATGCGAAATATCACGCTGTCAGCTGGCCGATAATCAAAAATCCAACCTGTTCATGCAAAATCTGCGAGATGGAGGCCGCGGCGGCGATTTTCTGCCCGGACTGGTGACCGGGCTGACCATCTACGGCGGCGGCAACGGCATCGAATGCGAACACGCGCTGGTGCTGAACATCACCTCCTGCCTGATTCTTCATCCCGGTAAAAACGGCATTCACATTCACTCCGAAAGCAACAGCGTTCTGGTCTCCGGCTGCCGCACACTGCAGGTGGAGAAAGACTGTGTTGTGGTGCAGGATTCCCATGAAATCAACCTGTCGAGCAACATCTTCTGCTGGCACCGCGATCACGGAATTATTCTGGATAATGTGAAGTGGGGAACAGTTTCCGCGAACAACATCATCGATACCGGTGTGCGGGCACATGATAAAACGCTGCGCAACGGCATTATCCTGCGCAATGGCACCTCCAGTGTTCAGATAACCGGCAATGCGTTGTTTAACTGGGGTGACCAAATGCCGATGCAAACCGGAATCGATGAGGATGCCTCCTGCCGCGGCAATCTGATGGCCAACAACAATGTGAATTACTACACCGAACAGGATGTCATCTCCCGAGGAGCGCAGAGTCAGGCCATCGGCAATCTCGGCATCGGCCCCGAAGCGTGGATCGGCATGAATCGGGAGCCCTACCCGGATTTCACCCTGGATGGCCTGAACGCTTTTCTTGACGACAACTTTGAACGATAA
- a CDS encoding AGE family epimerase/isomerase codes for METTTEHDRICRILAKETLEDLQTNILPFWLKMIDRNNGGFYGQIDFNGTLNREASKGGIYISRILWTFARAYRLLGNPDYLAAAQAACDFLTTKLWDDSFGGIFWSVDTQGNPLDTKKMFYVQAFAIYGLSELHRATGSDKPLAKARELYDLIETHAYDPKHKGYFEGASRDWKTVEPMILGEDEEPTHKSMNTHLHIQEAYSNLLLAWDDTGLRAKQRELVQVMCEKIVDPQTHHFKLYFDAQWTASNEHISYGHDIEGSWLLEEAATILGDSDLIDQVTPIALKMGTTIYNEGIDEADIVQWEGDATGVVDTKKYWWALAEQVVGFFNLYQMTGEKQYLDVTCNAWAYIREQLIDREGGEWIWGRFEDGSPIPKDKAGIWKGPYHNGRMALELFERVKR; via the coding sequence ATGGAGACAACAACTGAACACGACCGGATCTGCCGGATCCTCGCCAAAGAAACGCTGGAGGACCTGCAGACCAATATCCTGCCGTTCTGGCTGAAGATGATCGATCGGAACAACGGCGGATTCTACGGCCAGATAGACTTCAACGGCACACTGAACCGGGAGGCCTCAAAGGGCGGAATTTATATCAGCCGCATTCTGTGGACCTTCGCCCGGGCCTACCGTCTGCTCGGCAATCCTGACTATCTGGCCGCCGCGCAGGCCGCCTGTGATTTTCTAACCACCAAGCTGTGGGACGACTCGTTCGGCGGTATTTTCTGGAGTGTGGATACGCAGGGCAATCCGCTCGACACCAAGAAGATGTTTTACGTGCAGGCCTTCGCCATCTATGGACTGTCCGAGCTGCACCGGGCAACCGGGTCGGACAAGCCCCTGGCGAAAGCGCGCGAACTCTACGACCTGATCGAAACGCACGCATACGACCCGAAGCACAAAGGCTATTTTGAAGGGGCTTCCAGAGACTGGAAAACCGTCGAGCCTATGATTCTCGGCGAAGATGAGGAGCCGACCCATAAGTCGATGAATACGCACCTGCACATCCAGGAGGCGTACTCCAACCTGTTGCTGGCCTGGGACGATACCGGCCTGCGCGCCAAACAGCGCGAATTGGTTCAGGTGATGTGCGAAAAAATCGTCGATCCTCAGACCCACCACTTCAAGCTCTATTTCGATGCGCAGTGGACGGCCAGCAACGAGCACATTTCCTACGGCCACGATATTGAAGGCAGCTGGCTGCTCGAAGAAGCCGCCACCATTCTCGGTGATTCAGATCTGATCGATCAAGTCACCCCGATTGCCCTGAAGATGGGAACAACCATCTACAACGAAGGTATTGATGAAGCGGATATTGTTCAGTGGGAAGGCGACGCCACCGGCGTGGTTGACACCAAAAAATACTGGTGGGCGCTCGCCGAGCAGGTGGTCGGATTCTTCAATCTGTATCAGATGACCGGCGAAAAACAGTATCTGGATGTCACCTGCAATGCGTGGGCCTATATCCGCGAGCAGCTGATCGACCGCGAAGGCGGCGAATGGATCTGGGGACGGTTTGAGGACGGAAGTCCGATCCCCAAAGACAAGGCCGGAATCTGGAAAGGCCCTTACCATAACGGCCGCATGGCGCTGGAATTATTTGAACGAGTTAAGCGATAG
- a CDS encoding glycoside hydrolase family 130 protein: MSNLFDERMAALTAEHEGLIQAKNEPVLPGNGIYTKWTNPVVTAAHAPLHWRYDLNPETNPFLMERIGVNAALNPGAIEFNGKICLMVRTEGSDRKSFFAVAESDNGADNFRFWDKPVVMPETDRPDTNVYDMRLIKHEDGWIYGLFCTERKDPSAPEHDTSIAEAQNAIARTKDLVNWERLDDLKTPSPQQRNCVLHPEFVDGKYAFYTRPQDGFIDCGSGGGIGWGLADDIEHAVIPEETIIDEKVYHTIKEVKNGAGCVPIKTDEGWLHIVHGVRGCAAGLRYIIYAFMTELERPWVPKYTPGGALIVPEGEERVGDVSNVVFTNGAVVRGDEVFIYYASSDTRCHVATSTLAQLVDYCKNAPVDPLRSAACVQQRMELIDRNLKLMK, translated from the coding sequence ATGAGCAATCTGTTTGATGAACGTATGGCCGCGCTGACGGCGGAGCACGAAGGCCTGATTCAGGCAAAAAATGAACCGGTTCTTCCCGGAAACGGCATTTATACGAAATGGACCAATCCGGTGGTCACCGCTGCGCACGCGCCGCTGCACTGGCGCTACGACCTGAACCCGGAAACCAACCCCTTCCTGATGGAACGAATCGGAGTGAATGCGGCACTCAATCCCGGAGCCATTGAGTTCAACGGAAAAATCTGCCTGATGGTGCGCACCGAAGGGTCGGATCGCAAAAGCTTCTTCGCTGTGGCGGAGAGTGATAACGGCGCAGACAACTTCCGTTTTTGGGACAAGCCGGTCGTCATGCCGGAAACAGACCGACCCGACACGAATGTATATGATATGCGCCTGATCAAGCACGAAGACGGCTGGATCTACGGCCTGTTCTGCACCGAACGAAAAGATCCCTCTGCACCGGAACACGACACCTCCATCGCTGAAGCGCAGAACGCCATTGCCCGTACCAAAGATCTCGTCAACTGGGAACGCCTCGACGACCTGAAAACCCCGTCGCCCCAGCAGCGAAACTGCGTCCTGCACCCCGAATTTGTGGACGGGAAATATGCCTTCTACACCCGCCCGCAGGACGGCTTTATCGACTGCGGATCCGGCGGCGGAATCGGCTGGGGGCTGGCCGATGATATTGAACACGCCGTGATCCCCGAAGAGACCATCATTGATGAAAAAGTGTATCACACCATCAAAGAGGTCAAGAACGGCGCCGGCTGTGTGCCGATTAAAACCGACGAAGGCTGGCTGCATATCGTCCATGGCGTGCGCGGCTGCGCGGCCGGCCTGCGCTATATCATTTATGCCTTTATGACCGAGCTGGAACGCCCTTGGGTTCCCAAATATACACCGGGCGGAGCCCTGATTGTACCGGAGGGAGAAGAGCGCGTCGGCGATGTATCCAACGTGGTCTTCACCAACGGCGCGGTCGTGCGCGGCGACGAGGTCTTCATCTACTATGCGTCCAGCGACACCCGCTGTCACGTGGCCACCAGCACCCTTGCCCAGTTGGTCGACTACTGCAAAAACGCACCCGTCGACCCCCTCCGCAGTGCTGCCTGCGTGCAGCAACGCATGGAACTAATTGATCGCAATCTTAAACTCATGAAGTAA